The following coding sequences are from one Halobaculum marinum window:
- a CDS encoding ABC transporter permease, which translates to MSGEGADAMDEPRPATYWHLARAVLYREYLIFVRYPANAVGAIVVTLFFFGVLFVGGRMLAGPALADSIEGIVVGYFLWTLSVGAYSAVSNDIGSEVQWGTLERHVMTPFGFAPVALFKGAAKVVRTFVISSVVLAAMLLITGTSLSLNVGTVLVVATLSVCSVLGLGFAAGGLAVLYKRIGNWLNLLQFGFVVLVSAPALDAPWLAVFPLAHGSELLQRAMVDGTRLWEFPLTDLALLVAVAGVYLGAGYAVFQLATRRARRLGVLGDY; encoded by the coding sequence ATGAGCGGGGAGGGCGCCGACGCCATGGACGAACCGCGACCGGCGACGTACTGGCACCTCGCACGCGCCGTGCTGTACCGGGAGTACCTGATCTTCGTGCGCTACCCGGCGAACGCGGTCGGCGCCATCGTGGTGACACTGTTCTTCTTCGGCGTGCTGTTCGTCGGCGGCCGGATGCTCGCGGGGCCGGCGCTGGCCGACTCCATCGAGGGCATCGTCGTCGGCTACTTCCTGTGGACGCTGTCGGTGGGCGCGTACTCCGCCGTCTCCAACGACATCGGCAGCGAGGTGCAGTGGGGGACGCTCGAACGACACGTGATGACGCCGTTCGGCTTCGCACCGGTCGCGCTGTTCAAGGGCGCCGCGAAGGTGGTGCGTACCTTCGTCATCTCGTCGGTCGTGCTCGCGGCGATGCTGCTCATCACCGGCACGTCGCTCAGCCTCAACGTCGGCACGGTGCTCGTCGTCGCGACGCTGTCGGTGTGTTCGGTGCTCGGCTTGGGCTTCGCCGCCGGCGGCCTGGCCGTCCTCTACAAGCGGATCGGTAACTGGCTCAACCTCCTCCAGTTCGGCTTCGTCGTGCTCGTGTCGGCGCCCGCGCTCGACGCGCCGTGGCTCGCCGTCTTCCCGTTGGCCCACGGGAGCGAGCTGCTCCAGCGCGCGATGGTCGACGGGACGCGCCTGTGGGAGTTCCCGCTCACTGACCTGGCGCTGTTGGTCGCTGTCGCGGGGGTCTACCTCGGCGCCGGCTACGCCGTGTTCCAACTGGCGACGCGACGAGCGCGCCGCCTCGGCGTGCTCGGCGACTACTGA
- a CDS encoding ABC transporter ATP-binding protein codes for MTRGSGADAAASSAERVDRSGSTAHGASATEASPAREDAVVVENLRKRFGSGDDAVTAVDGVSLRIERGSVVGLLGPNGAGKTTLIKSILGMVLPDEGSVTLLGADVLDDPRGAYGRVDAMLEGARNDYWRLTVRENLRYFTTISGVDPDSVADRHERILRQLDLADKADTPVRDLSRGMKQKVSLATVLAGGAEVVFLDEPTLGLDVESSRTLQRELRRLAEEEDLTVVLSSHDMDVIETVCDRVVIVSDGRVVADDTVDALLRNGGVSAVRVASPDLDDALVDTVRDRFDVTDATELDGEDGTRIEVAVDSDGLYDLLAFLRSRDVRLHAVRTVEPNLEDVFVSLTGLDDSGASGTTEADR; via the coding sequence ATGACACGGGGATCCGGGGCCGACGCCGCCGCGTCGAGCGCCGAACGAGTCGACCGGTCCGGGTCCACAGCCCACGGAGCGAGCGCCACCGAGGCGTCACCGGCCCGCGAGGACGCGGTCGTCGTCGAGAACCTCCGCAAGCGCTTCGGGAGCGGCGACGACGCCGTGACCGCCGTCGACGGCGTCTCCCTGCGGATCGAGCGCGGCTCCGTCGTCGGGCTGTTGGGACCGAACGGTGCGGGGAAGACGACGCTGATCAAGTCCATCCTCGGGATGGTGCTCCCCGACGAGGGGTCCGTCACCCTGCTCGGGGCTGACGTGCTCGACGACCCACGCGGGGCGTACGGTCGCGTCGACGCGATGCTGGAGGGGGCGCGCAACGACTACTGGCGCCTCACCGTGCGCGAGAACCTCCGCTACTTCACGACGATCAGCGGCGTCGACCCCGACTCCGTCGCCGACCGCCACGAGCGCATCCTCCGCCAACTCGACCTCGCGGACAAGGCGGACACGCCGGTGCGCGACCTCTCGCGCGGGATGAAACAGAAGGTGTCGCTGGCGACCGTGCTCGCGGGCGGCGCGGAAGTCGTGTTCCTCGACGAACCGACGCTCGGCCTAGACGTCGAGAGCTCGCGGACGCTCCAGCGCGAACTGCGCCGACTCGCCGAGGAGGAGGATCTGACGGTCGTGCTCTCCAGTCACGACATGGACGTGATCGAGACCGTCTGCGACCGCGTCGTCATCGTCTCGGACGGGCGCGTCGTCGCCGACGACACCGTCGACGCGCTGCTGCGGAACGGCGGCGTGAGCGCCGTCCGGGTCGCGAGCCCCGACCTCGACGACGCCCTCGTGGACACCGTTCGCGATCGGTTCGACGTGACCGACGCGACGGAACTCGACGGGGAAGACGGAACGCGAATCGAAGTCGCCGTCGACAGCGACGGGCTGTACGACCTGCTTGCGTTCTTGCGCTCGCGCGACGTACGCCTCCACGCTGTCCGCACGGTCGAACCGAATCTGGAGGACGTGTTCGTGTCGTTGACCGGTCTCGACGACTCGGGTGCGTCGGGGACGACGGAGGCGGACCGATGA
- a CDS encoding DUF5518 domain-containing protein — MNINWYAVLTGFAVALGLSIVISLLTPVGGTSVLLLAAPALVGGFVAGYMVSGASDGAINGGLATVIGAIAVLVFLLVMEVLVAGLIATVVTATIGITAILVQAIPGAAAGALGGWMKDRREPAPAGATTPR, encoded by the coding sequence ATGAACATCAACTGGTACGCGGTACTGACAGGCTTCGCGGTCGCCCTCGGCTTGAGCATCGTGATATCGTTGCTGACGCCCGTCGGGGGCACGTCGGTGCTGCTGTTGGCGGCGCCCGCGCTCGTCGGCGGGTTCGTCGCGGGGTACATGGTATCCGGCGCGAGCGACGGCGCGATCAACGGTGGTCTCGCGACGGTGATCGGCGCGATCGCCGTGCTCGTGTTCCTCCTCGTCATGGAGGTCCTCGTGGCTGGGCTCATCGCAACCGTCGTCACCGCGACGATCGGGATCACCGCGATCCTCGTGCAGGCCATCCCCGGCGCCGCCGCCGGCGCACTCGGCGGGTGGATGAAAGACCGGCGCGAGCCAGCCCCCGCGGGCGCGACGACGCCCCGCTGA
- a CDS encoding TMEM175 family protein has protein sequence MAADRLDESNETGRLPALSDGVIAIVITLLVLDITVPDLPPGASESAIVAAVLAQSGQFVGYVLSFLTIGLYWTLHRRAFTYIDRHDRGVVWLNLLFLLLVSFVPFATSVFSTAATRLAVAFYAAVLAITGLILTVLWVYAGRQRLMREGLGSRVVVIDAARFLATPAVFALSMVIATVSTRWAIASWLLLLPINGVLQSRLAEAFESE, from the coding sequence ATGGCTGCGGATCGTCTCGACGAGTCGAACGAGACCGGGCGGCTCCCGGCGTTGAGCGACGGCGTCATCGCCATCGTGATCACGCTCCTCGTGTTGGACATCACGGTCCCCGACCTGCCGCCGGGCGCGTCCGAGTCGGCGATCGTCGCCGCCGTGCTCGCACAGAGTGGGCAGTTCGTCGGCTACGTGTTGAGTTTCCTCACGATCGGGCTGTACTGGACGCTCCACCGTCGGGCGTTCACGTACATCGACCGCCACGACCGCGGAGTCGTCTGGCTCAACCTCCTGTTCTTGCTACTGGTCAGCTTCGTCCCGTTCGCGACGAGCGTGTTCAGCACCGCGGCGACGCGACTCGCCGTCGCGTTCTACGCGGCTGTGCTGGCTATCACCGGGCTGATCCTCACGGTACTGTGGGTGTACGCGGGCCGCCAGCGACTCATGCGAGAGGGACTCGGCTCTCGCGTCGTCGTCATCGACGCCGCGCGCTTCCTCGCGACCCCGGCGGTGTTCGCACTGTCGATGGTGATCGCCACAGTGAGCACCCGGTGGGCGATCGCCTCGTGGCTTCTGTTGCTCCCGATCAACGGCGTGCTCCAATCTCGTCTCGCGGAGGCGTTCGAGTCGGAGTGA